DNA from Evansella sp. LMS18:
GCGTTCATTAAAACAGCTGTGAGTGTCTGTACACTCAGACTTAGTCCTTTTTTAGGCGGGTGCTGGCAGGATCCTGACTCTTTTGCCGGGAAAAATTTAACCTCCGCATCTCCTCTGTCACCCTTATCAGAAAGGAAGTAGGTCCCGTTGTTCCAAGAGCAAAATTCATCGGAAACATGAAGCACCAGCGGTTCGCTCCCCTTATACAAATGAAACGGATATATTTTAAGAAACGCTTCCACGTCCACGATTCGGGCCATAAAGTATGAAACTAGTTTTCGCTCCACTTTAGGGTCCCTTAATATAAACGGCAGGCCGCTATGCGGCATGGTGGTCCATTCCACTTTGTCCAGCATGGAATCGTGGTCTGAAATGAAAGCAAACAAGCCATCACGTGACTCTGTATCCAGCCATATTAACTCTTTTATTGTCATCTTATTTTCTTTCACCTGGTAAATCATATAGCCCTTTGCTTCATTATTTTGATTGTAATAAACAGCAAGAGTCCCTTTTTTACGCTCAAATATATTAATATTCCACCAACGCTCGTCCCGGGCGAGTGTTCCCAGGTAGCGTTTTGCCCAAGTCTGGTAGACATCATCAACAAGTGAAAGGTCATTCTCCACCCGGCGCACCTTACCGCTGCCTTTCTTGCCAGCAGGCAGCTGTTCCTTTGTTAATGTTACAATCTGCTGTTCGGCGAAGAGCTCCCAGCCCATCTTTCTGTAAAACGGGATGGAAAAAGGGTAGAGGAAGGATAAGATCTGGCCTTCTTTCATCATCTCTTCAAGGCTGTGAAGGAGAAGCTGTTTAACAAGACCGCCGCGACGGTGCTCAGGCCAGGTAACCACACCAGATACTCCTCCCATGGGCACCTTTTCACCGAAAATATATACAGAAAGGGGCAAGGTAGTGCTTTTTGCGAGAATTTCCCCATTTTCTTCAGCTACCCAGGTGTTTTCCGGGGCAACCCATGCTTTACGTTCTTCCCTTTCCTTCTCTGTAAGTTCATACTGAAATGCAAACTCCGACATACGGATGCTGTATTCCATTTCCTCTTCCCGCAGTCTTCTTATGTACATAATCCCCACCTCTGTTTTTAATAAATATTAGTCTGTCACTATAATATTTGATTTTATCAGAAAAAAACAGATACGGTATGTTTCGGAAACAAAGAAAACGAGAAAAAGAAGTATTATTGGTCGTAATAGCTTAATAAAAATTACTAACAAAGGTGATATGATGGCTGAAGAAGAGAAAATATATGACTTGGCAGGAATAGGGATTGGACCGTTTAACCTTAGCATGGCGGCATTGCTGGAGGATAATCATGAACTGGAAGCTGTATTTTTTGATGAGTCTCCGTCCTTTCAATGGCATCCGGGGATGCTTATTGAAGAGACCGATTTACAGGTCCCTTTTCTGGCAGACCTTGTAACTTTTGCAGACCCTTCAAACAGGTTCAGCTTTCTGAATTATCTTCACCAACATAACAGACTTTATAAATTTTATTTTTTTAACAGGTTCGATATCCCGCGGCGTGAATATAACGATTATGCCCAGTGGGTGGCTGAACAGCTGAGCAATTGCATGTTCGGGGAGCGGGTAATTGATCTCATTGATAATAAGGAAAGCGACACTCCCCATTATGAGGTAGTTACTGAAAATCGGGAAACAAAGGAAAAGAGAAAATTCGCAGCGAAAAATATCGTGCTTGGGACAGGAAGCACGCCGATGGTGCCAGGGAATTTCAGTGATTTTCCTGAAGAGGATGTTTTCCATACGGCTAGCTACCAGTACTTAGAAGAGGAAATTTCAGAAGCGGAATCTATTCTTGTTACCGGCTCTGGCCAGAGTGCGGCGGAAGTATTCCTGGATCTTCTGGAAAAAAAGAAACGTGATCAGAAACTTACATGGCTGACCAGATCACCTGGATTTTTTCAGCTTGAAGCAGGAAAGCTGGGACAGGAAATTTTCTCCCATGATTATATAGATTATTTCCACCCCTTGCCATTTGAAAAAAGGAAGGAGGAGCTTCCTCACCTGAATCATCTGAGGAAAGGGGTAGAACAGAAGACGTTTCATAAAATATATGATCTTCTGTACCATTACTCGGTGCAGAATATTGACCCTGGAGTTACAATTGGGGCGAATATGGAACTGAAAGAAATAGAAAGAGAGCAGAAAGCATACAGACTTACTTTTGAACATAAGAAAGAAGAACAGAAATACCGTTTCAAAGCAGATAAAGTCATTTTAGCAACTGGCTATAAACCGAATATACCGGAATGGCTCACTAAACTGAGGGATAAAATAGAGTGGGAGGATGAAAAACGATTTAAAGTGACCAGGGATTATCAGCTTTCCTTTAAAAGAGAGAGGCCTCACAAGATATATTCTCTCACTAATCTGGAACACTCCCATGGGGCTGGGGCAACTAACCTGGCACTTTCTGTAGGAAGAAATGTAAGGATTATCAATAGTATTGCCGGGAAACAAGTTTATCAGGAACAGGATAACACCGTGTTTCAGTCATTTACATTCAGAGATAAAGAACATTAAGAAGCCTGTGAGCTCATGCTCACAGGCTTTTATTCTTCAGAATTACAGCTATGACAACATTTATTTTATTATCTGAAAGGAATTGCTGGAATCGTCTACCTCCATTTCAGTAAGGTGAAGATCTGTCACCTTTGCAGGATACTTTGCCTGTTTCACTCGTTCGATAAATCTGTCTACTTGCGTATCCTGCCCCTGTACTTCAAACTCCACCAGTCCATCACTCCGGTTTCTGACCCATCCGCTGAGATTATGGTCAGCTGCCAGGTTATGTGTGAAGTATCGGAAACCAACTCCCTGAACACGTCCTTCAACCACGCCAAGAATTCTTTGCAATCTCTACCCTCCTCGCCATCAGTCATGATGCCTTTTGTTTCTCTCTTCCGCGCTTTTCCCTTTTTGATTAAGAATATAACTAGATAAATCGAACTAAATTGGTGGAAAAAGACCCTCCCTGTAATAAACAATATGTGGTAAATTATATTGGTTGAGATTTTATTATTAAACTGAATGAATTTTATATATAGACTTTGCATAAAAAAGACGAACATTACTTTTCGATTGCAGCGTAAGACGGCGAATCGTGCGGGAAAAGCATGAAAAGCTGAAAATCCATTTTTGACGGCGTTCAGCGGTCAAAAATTAGTTGAAGCCGTGCCCGCAGAACGCGTCCGTCTGAAGCGAAAATCGAACAATAAAGAAACAGAATGGAATGGTAATATGCTGAGAACTATTTTCTGGTTTATTTTCTTTTTCAGCTATCTTGTCTGGGCTATGCCTGCTCTCTGGAAAGCAGACAGGCTGAAAAAGCAGGGGAAAACAGAAGAACATGAAAGACATGTGGAGAAAATCACTTCAGAATGGGCAGCCGCCTTGTTAAAGGTTGCAGGCGTAAAAGTACATGTCCATGGGAAAGAAAACCTTCCAGATAAGGAAAACTGCCTGATTGTGAGCAATCATCAGGGAAATTTTGATATTCCTATCTTACTGGCGAACCTGGAAAGAAAAATAGGCTTTATCTCGAAAGTTGAAGTGAAAAAGATTCCACTTATCCCAGGATGGATGGAACATATGCAGTGTATTTTTATGGACAGGAAAAACAGGCGCCAGTCCATTAAAGCAATCCTCGACGGTGCCAGAAACCTTGAAGAAGGGCATAATATTGTTATTTTTCCGGAAGGGACGAGAAGTAAAGGCGGCCCGGTGGGGATGTTTAAAAAAGGAAGCTTTAAACTGGCATCAAAGTCCGGCGCGGCAATTCTCCCGGTAGCAATCAATGGCTCATACAAAGCGATGGAATCGAATAAAAATATCATTCGACCTGCAGAAGTCCATCTGACAATCCTGCCGCCGGTGAGGATTCATCAGCAGCATCCCGACATGGAATTGGAACAGCTTGCTGATATCGTAAAAGGCCAGATCGAAGAGACATTGGCCGGCACTCAGAAAAAGGCTGGTAAGATTTAAGGGCAGTATGCCATGTCGATAAATGGAGAATGGCGACTGGTTTCGGCAGGCGGTGTCTCTCCTGGTTCGGGGAATTCTTAAGGAATTTTACAAAAAAAAGCAGGAATTTATTACTAAACAGCTAATTTATTAAAAATGAATGACTAATCATTTTTTCGGAAGGTGGAGAACGATGGCTGTTAAAGAAAAATTCGAGGTACTGACAACGAGAATGAATGACGACCCGAGTCACCTGGAGGACATGAACGTAGTGTACAAATTCAATCTGTCCGGAGATGAAGAAGGTACGTACCAGCTTAAAATTGAAGACAAGAAAGCGGAATATACTCTTGAAGAAAAGCATGAACCAACGATTACGCTGGAAATGAGCGATAAAAACTTCCTTAAACTGGCTGAGAATGACCTTAACCCGACTATGGCCTATATGAGCGGAAAACTCAAAGTAAAGGGAGATCTTTCCCTCGCCTTAAAGCTTCATTCTTTATTGAAAAAATATCAGTAATGAGAAAACGTGACCAGCAGCCTGGTCACGTTTTTTTAAAAGGAAGCTTACGCTTTCTGAAGGTGTTTCTCCATATATCTCTCGTCTACTTTTTCTTCTATTTTTTCCAGCTCTTTGTTATCCCTCAGCAGCTGCTCTTTATTCTCATTTACAAGCTCTTCAAAACTTTTCTTGAATTTCTTTCTCATTTATATCATCCTTTTCGAATAATTAATCATAATTTTCTTTCAATTCAATTATATAACTTTATGTATAAAAAAGCGACTTAATTTGTTACAATTTTGCGAACTTTGTCGGACATGTACTGAAAAGGAACGCATATACTTAAAGGAACTCAGCGAAAAATTGAAGGCTCAGGAGGTTTAACGGTGTTCGAATCTGGTAAAAGGAATGAGTATAGTAATGACAGGGCTTCCGGGGAATATGCTCTGTCTTTAATAAGGCGGCTCGCGAGAAGAGAGAGCACGGAAGAGCTTTTGTATGATTATCTGAAGGTAATTTCGGACGATTCTGTAACGAAACGTATTCTTCATTCTGTGTTAATGGATGAACGGGCACAGTTCCGTATGCTTAAGGAGCTGTATAAGCATTTGACGGGAGCACCATTAGAGGTGCAGGCCCCGAACTTTATTCGCCCTGAATCATTAAAGGACGGTCTTTCAGGAATAATGATGAGAAAGGCAAAGAAAATAAAGCTTTATACACAGCTGATTAATAATCTCCCTGCAAACTACAGCCCCTTTCTGTTTTCATTTATAAATGATGAACACATGCACATGAATCTGATCAATTTTTTGCTTATAAGGTCCTCCGGAGAATAATTTTCTGTTTTTTCCACAATATCCACAGAATTATACACAGGGTTATACTCTGTGTTTTTTGCTTCATTTTAGTTTTTCCACATTATCCACAAATATATAGATTAAAACTTATTAACAGACCTCAGAAAAAATCTGGGCTTAAATAAAAGAGAGAAAGTAAGTTATTAACATTATCCACAATTCTGTGGATATGTATAATCAGGCTATCGTTTCATGACAACCTGGGAAAAATAAGTTAAAATAATAGAAAAGTCGAGTGAATGATCATTCATTTTTCTGTTGAAAGGAGAGCAAAATGAGCGCCAGTATGAAGCAGCTGACAAAAGATATTATTCCAATCACATTACCTACTCCCTTTCAGGTTGGCCCTGTAAATACCTTTCTCATTAAAGGGGAAGCTTTAACTCTTGTCGATACAGGGGCAAAATACGAGAAGGGGCTTAACGTGTTACAGCAGCAGTTAAAAGAACAGAATGTAACAATACGTGATATTGAGGTAGTGGTGCTTACGCATCATCATCCGGATCACATCGGATTACTCGGGGAATTCCCCCATGCCGAAGTATACGCCCATAAAAAGGTCCGGCCGTGGCTTAAAATGGAAAGCGGCTTCATGGCTGACAAAAATGCTTTTTTTCAGAAGCTATATAAAGAACATGGAGTGCCGGAAAGAATTATAGAAGATATAAATAAAACGAATACTGGTTATCTCTCCCTTTCTGCGCAGGGGGATATCGATGTGGAATTGTCTGAAGGGAGGGAAATCCCGGGACTCTACGGATGGAATGTGATTGAAACACCTGGGCATGCTCAGAGCCATATTTCACTATACAGGGAAAGCGACGGGGTACTCATTGCGGGCGATCACATTATCGAGCATATATCTTCCAACGCTATTATCGAAGCTCCATACGAGGGAGAAACGGAGCGTCCTAAAACCCTTCTGCAATACAGGGAGTCCCTTAAAAAGTGCCGGCATGTAAATATTGCATATTCCGGGCATGGGGGACCAGTGATGAACCCTGGAGAACTCATCGAAAAAAGGCTCCTTGAACAGGACGATAAAGCAGAGCAGTTTAAAAAAATGATGGGGGACGAGCCGGTTACTTGTTTCGAGCTTTGTCAAAAAAGATACAGACACATATACGAAAAACAGCCTGCGTTAACTCTGTCCGAGACATTAGGGCACCTTGACCTTCTGGAATCAAGAGGGGAAGTAAAGCATTTCTATCATGACGGGTTAGTTTATTACACCCCAATCTCCTGATCCTGCTCCCGTTTCAAACGTCTGAACTAACTACGCAGGAACCACGGTCTCAGACTTTTTAGTTTGTTGTATGGAATAATACGGGTAAAATAAAGGAAGAGACAACCATATCGTGAATCAGGATGGAGGAATTAATTATGGAAAGAGAATCCAGCAGCAAAAAGTGGCTTAAAAGAGGACTGGTCATCGGCACAGTTGCCGGAACGGTATATGCCTTTGCCAACAGGAAAAGCCGCACAAAGATTACGGAGAAGTTTGATGGAGGAGCGACAAAAGTAAAACAGCTCATCGAGGTAATGCAGGAAAACCGCGAGCCCTTTATAGAGCAGCTAAAAACTTCAGGGCAGAAAATCCAGTCAATTGTTGAAAATGCTTCTGATGATATAGAGAAATTAATTACTGTCTCCAAGCATATGAAAGAGCATTCCCAAGCTATTATCGCAGCACTGCAGGAAACGAAGGAAGAGTTTGAGGAACTTGCCGAAGGTCTAGAAAAAGAGACTGAAACATCTGCACAAATTGAAGCCCCTGAGAGCGCACCACCTCTGTCGGATCCAGCAGAAGGCACTATTCCATTGCAGAAAGAACTGCCTTCCGCAGAACGCGAGAAGCTTACTTAATAATACGTGTCAGACTGCCGGTTTCCAGTCGGCAGTCCGAAAAATGGCCGCAAAAATGCAGGCCATTTTTTATATGCCAGCCGATAAGCAGGACGGAGGGGACCTGTGCCTTTTTTTTAATCTGCCAATGACAAAGTCAGCATCGGGAAGCTGTAAAAGAAGGTTTGAAACAGCCTCTTAAAGGTTACATATCCTGTACATGCTAATCAAAGGAGGAATGTCGCAGATGGCTTTGGCAGATGAATTGAAGGCTTTAAGGGAGTTCCAGTGTGAAGAAGGCAAGTGTGTATTGTCTGTTTATCTGAACACGGACAGGGCAGACTCGGAACAGCAAAAAGGCGAATGGAAAATAAGGCTCAAAAACGGCCTCAAACGACATGAGGAATACCTAGAGGCCTCAGAAAATAAAGATCAGATGAAATCGTTCCGTAAATTGAGGAAGAAAGTTGAGAACGAGGTTAATGGAAACCAGTCCCAGCTTCAGAAAAGCGTTGTTATTTTTGCCTCCGATGTGGATGACCTCTGGTCTGTACATTACTTGCAGCTCCCTGTTGAAACAAGCTTTCACTGGGAAGAAGCTCCTGTTCTTGACCAATTGACAAAGCTTCAGCAGGACTTCCCGAAAAGTGGTATCGTGCTTCCTAATATGGATGAAGTTAAAATCCTTGAGACGGACCTTGGAGAAATACAGGATACCCGGGTTTATTCTTTTGATCCAGATACCGGGAACTGGAACTATAAACAAGGTATGGGAGCAGAGGACAAAATTATGTCCGGAGCCACTCACACAGATAAATATGATCAGCGTTTCGAGGAAAACCTGAACAGATTTTACAAAGACATGGCTGGGAATATTGAAAAAATGAAGCAGGACCGGAACTGGGAAGCTCTCTACCTTGTAGGAGAGGCTGATCCAGTAAATACGCTGGAATCACAGTTGCGGGTCCCTGTAGACAAATCAGTGAAAAAGAATCTGAACAATGTTGATACTTCGAAAGTACTTGAACATGTGTTCAGTTAATATTTAGTAAAAGGCGCTCTCGGCCAGACCAGGCTGGAGGGGCGCTTTTTTTTTGTTAATTGATTGATTAGCAAAAGTAAAATAACCGGAGATTTTTCGGTTATTTGCAGATTGGGGAGTGTTAAGGGGTGATATAAGGGGAGGTTTTCCGGTTATGCAAAGAAAAATCTCTCATTTTTGAGTTTTTTGGGTTAATAGCCGGAATCTCTCCGCCTATTTTAGCGTTTTTTCATAATAATGACGAGTTAGGCGGAATCCTTCCGTCTATTTATGAGATCTGTTTCTAAATCTGAACTGGCAACCGAGAAGTGCATATCGGGATGGAAAAAAAGAAAAAGACGTATGCCCATTCATACGTCAGTTCTTGTCGCTTTAGTAAAAAAGCACAACTCTTTGCTGGTGAGAAGCAACCTTCTTTTTTGTAAAAGTTTACCTGCTTTTTTTACGCAATACCCTGCTTTTTCTGAAGCTGCCCTTTGTTAACCTTCTCAAAGACAGTTCCGGCGATAAACATAATCAGCAGCATGCCGCTAATAGAATAGTAAACAGCACCCTGGCCAATGACTCCGATGAGCCAGCCGCTGATGGGAGGGCCAATCATGCTTCCTAAAGCGAAGAGGACGGCTGTCATCACATTGCCCGTTGGTAGCAGGTTTGCAGGAACGAGGTCCGCCAGGTAGGCAATCCCCAGGGAAAATAAGGATCCGAGTAGCATGCCGGAAATAGCGAATAATGACCAGAGAGCCCAGTTAATATGTTCCACAAACGTCATGGAAAAGAAGAGCAGCAGTCCGGCGAATAAAAGAGCCCGCAGCACTTTGCTCCGGCCTATCTTATCGCTCAATATGCCTAATGGCAGCTGAGTAATCAAACTTCCGAACACAAATGTTGGAAGAAGGAGCATGGTAACAAACTCGATATCAAGTCCCATCCTCATAGCATATACAGGGTAATTCCCATGCAATGAAGCTTCAAGGTAGCCGTAGCAAAAACCAGGAAGCAGGGCAAACCATGCTAACTTAATTACCTGTTTATATCGCTCGAAAGTATTTAACGAACCTGCAGTTTCAAAATCGCTTTCCGGCCATTCATTACGGAGAAACAAAATAAACACCCATGCGATTACACCGGAACAGGAAGCGATGATAAAAGGAAGAAACTCGTTTATCTCAAGGAGCCTCGTCATCATCGGGCCAATCCCGAATCCAAGGCCGAACGCGAGACCGTATATAGATAACTGCCGCCCTCTTTTTTCTTTAGTACTAGTGGAGCTGATCCAGACCTGGGTTGAAAAATGAATTAAGTTATCTCCCACTCCGACAATAATTCTCAAAATGAACCAGAACCAGAAAGCCTGCCAAAATGGAAAAAGAATTAATGAAACAGTAACAAGTATAAGACCGATAATAATAACTGGTTTATAACCATATTTTCTTACTGGTTTCTCAATAAAGGGAGATATAAGAAGAATCCCGATATAAAGAGCAGCAGCATTCAAACCGTTTGCTGAGGCCGACACACCGGAGGTTTCCAGCATAACCGCCAGTACCGGAAGGAGCATCCCCTGCGAAAAACCGGCTATAAGAACCATCCCCACCAGCACCCAGTACCTGAAAACAGGATTATTTTTTTCTCTGTGAATTAAAGCAGCAGACATACAATGTTCCTCCTACGCGGCATCATACTAATTAGCATTCATTGTTTATTGTAAATCGTTTGCTTATTTATGGGAAGAAAACATTTCCGGGCGGAGAAAGAAACGCCATTCTGAGTAAAATGGATGACTGGGCAAAACCAAAGGGGTAGAATAAATATCATAAGCATATAAAGGAAGTGACATGACGTTATGAAATTTACATTTAATGAAAACAGATTTGAAACAGAATTTGAATATGGAAAGCTACATATCTCAGGAGACGAGCAGCACGGCTTCCGCCCATATCAGCTGATGGTCAGCTCTGTTGCGGTATGCAGCGGCGGTGTGTTAAGAAAAGTACTTGAAAAACAGAGAATGAAGATCAATGACCTGACAGTGGAAGCTGACGTGGAAAGAAATCCCGAGGAAGCTAACAGACTGACGAAAATACATCTTCATTATACAATTTCGGGAGAAAACCTGAATGAAAAGAAAATAGAGAAAGCGATGGAGCTGGCTCAGAAAAACTGCCCAATGGCTCAGACAATAATCGCATCTGTGGAGCTTACTGAAAGCTTTGAAATTGTATAAGAAGGGAAGCTGCTGCAGGATAAATAGCAGAAGTAAAAAGGAAGTGCGCAGCTTCCTTTTTCTAATTCAGGCATTTTCAGACCAGCAGCTGGCGGCCTTTTAAATAATATGGAGTTTAAATGAGGGGTCTATATGAGTAATAATCAGCATGATTTTACAGAGGGAAGCATAACCAAAAAGATGGTTTTCTTTTCGGCGCCGATTTTCCTTACGAATCTGCTGCAGACATCTTATCAGCTGATTGATTCTTTATGGGTGGGGAACCTTTTGGGAGCCAATGCCCTTGGAGCGATCGCCGTTTCAGGAACAGTGGTTTTTACCATTCTCTCATTTATTATCGGGATTAACACCGCTGCGCTCACAATACTTTCCCAGCATAAGGGCGCTAAGGACGAAGAGGGACTGAAGAAATCACTGAACGCTTTTGTGGTTATTCTGGGAATAATGACTGTGGTTCTCGGTCTTTTTGGTTTCCTCATGTCAGAATCAATTTTGCAGTGGATGGGAACACCTGATGAGATTCTTCCCCTGGCAACCACATATCTGCAAATAAATTTTATCGGAATCATCTTTTTATTCGGCTATAATTTCATTGCTACTGTTTTGAGAGCACTGGGCGACAGTAAAACTCCTGTCCGTTTTGTGCTCCTGGCGGTTATTTTGAACGCGATATTTGACCCGGTCTTTATTGTGGTGTTCGATATGGGGATTGCGGGTGCTGCATACGCGACAATCGTCTCTCAGGGAACAGCGTTTGTATATGGACTTCTCTATTCCATTTATAAAGCG
Protein-coding regions in this window:
- the eis gene encoding enhanced intracellular survival protein Eis, whose amino-acid sequence is MYIRRLREEEMEYSIRMSEFAFQYELTEKEREERKAWVAPENTWVAEENGEILAKSTTLPLSVYIFGEKVPMGGVSGVVTWPEHRRGGLVKQLLLHSLEEMMKEGQILSFLYPFSIPFYRKMGWELFAEQQIVTLTKEQLPAGKKGSGKVRRVENDLSLVDDVYQTWAKRYLGTLARDERWWNINIFERKKGTLAVYYNQNNEAKGYMIYQVKENKMTIKELIWLDTESRDGLFAFISDHDSMLDKVEWTTMPHSGLPFILRDPKVERKLVSYFMARIVDVEAFLKIYPFHLYKGSEPLVLHVSDEFCSWNNGTYFLSDKGDRGDAEVKFFPAKESGSCQHPPKKGLSLSVQTLTAVLMNAQSASTLYYEGLIQGTEEDVQRLEGAVPAKQPFFYDFF
- a CDS encoding lysine N(6)-hydroxylase/L-ornithine N(5)-oxygenase family protein, giving the protein MMAEEEKIYDLAGIGIGPFNLSMAALLEDNHELEAVFFDESPSFQWHPGMLIEETDLQVPFLADLVTFADPSNRFSFLNYLHQHNRLYKFYFFNRFDIPRREYNDYAQWVAEQLSNCMFGERVIDLIDNKESDTPHYEVVTENRETKEKRKFAAKNIVLGTGSTPMVPGNFSDFPEEDVFHTASYQYLEEEISEAESILVTGSGQSAAEVFLDLLEKKKRDQKLTWLTRSPGFFQLEAGKLGQEIFSHDYIDYFHPLPFEKRKEELPHLNHLRKGVEQKTFHKIYDLLYHYSVQNIDPGVTIGANMELKEIEREQKAYRLTFEHKKEEQKYRFKADKVILATGYKPNIPEWLTKLRDKIEWEDEKRFKVTRDYQLSFKRERPHKIYSLTNLEHSHGAGATNLALSVGRNVRIINSIAGKQVYQEQDNTVFQSFTFRDKEH
- a CDS encoding acylphosphatase, whose protein sequence is MQRILGVVEGRVQGVGFRYFTHNLAADHNLSGWVRNRSDGLVEFEVQGQDTQVDRFIERVKQAKYPAKVTDLHLTEMEVDDSSNSFQIIK
- a CDS encoding 1-acyl-sn-glycerol-3-phosphate acyltransferase, with the protein product MLRTIFWFIFFFSYLVWAMPALWKADRLKKQGKTEEHERHVEKITSEWAAALLKVAGVKVHVHGKENLPDKENCLIVSNHQGNFDIPILLANLERKIGFISKVEVKKIPLIPGWMEHMQCIFMDRKNRRQSIKAILDGARNLEEGHNIVIFPEGTRSKGGPVGMFKKGSFKLASKSGAAILPVAINGSYKAMESNKNIIRPAEVHLTILPPVRIHQQHPDMELEQLADIVKGQIEETLAGTQKKAGKI
- a CDS encoding SCP2 sterol-binding domain-containing protein — translated: MTNHFFGRWRTMAVKEKFEVLTTRMNDDPSHLEDMNVVYKFNLSGDEEGTYQLKIEDKKAEYTLEEKHEPTITLEMSDKNFLKLAENDLNPTMAYMSGKLKVKGDLSLALKLHSLLKKYQ
- a CDS encoding FbpB family small basic protein; the protein is MRKKFKKSFEELVNENKEQLLRDNKELEKIEEKVDERYMEKHLQKA
- a CDS encoding ferritin-like domain-containing protein; translation: MFESGKRNEYSNDRASGEYALSLIRRLARRESTEELLYDYLKVISDDSVTKRILHSVLMDERAQFRMLKELYKHLTGAPLEVQAPNFIRPESLKDGLSGIMMRKAKKIKLYTQLINNLPANYSPFLFSFINDEHMHMNLINFLLIRSSGE
- a CDS encoding MBL fold metallo-hydrolase — protein: MSASMKQLTKDIIPITLPTPFQVGPVNTFLIKGEALTLVDTGAKYEKGLNVLQQQLKEQNVTIRDIEVVVLTHHHPDHIGLLGEFPHAEVYAHKKVRPWLKMESGFMADKNAFFQKLYKEHGVPERIIEDINKTNTGYLSLSAQGDIDVELSEGREIPGLYGWNVIETPGHAQSHISLYRESDGVLIAGDHIIEHISSNAIIEAPYEGETERPKTLLQYRESLKKCRHVNIAYSGHGGPVMNPGELIEKRLLEQDDKAEQFKKMMGDEPVTCFELCQKRYRHIYEKQPALTLSETLGHLDLLESRGEVKHFYHDGLVYYTPIS
- a CDS encoding VLRF1 family aeRF1-type release factor, with amino-acid sequence MALADELKALREFQCEEGKCVLSVYLNTDRADSEQQKGEWKIRLKNGLKRHEEYLEASENKDQMKSFRKLRKKVENEVNGNQSQLQKSVVIFASDVDDLWSVHYLQLPVETSFHWEEAPVLDQLTKLQQDFPKSGIVLPNMDEVKILETDLGEIQDTRVYSFDPDTGNWNYKQGMGAEDKIMSGATHTDKYDQRFEENLNRFYKDMAGNIEKMKQDRNWEALYLVGEADPVNTLESQLRVPVDKSVKKNLNNVDTSKVLEHVFS
- a CDS encoding MFS transporter; protein product: MSAALIHREKNNPVFRYWVLVGMVLIAGFSQGMLLPVLAVMLETSGVSASANGLNAAALYIGILLISPFIEKPVRKYGYKPVIIIGLILVTVSLILFPFWQAFWFWFILRIIVGVGDNLIHFSTQVWISSTSTKEKRGRQLSIYGLAFGLGFGIGPMMTRLLEINEFLPFIIASCSGVIAWVFILFLRNEWPESDFETAGSLNTFERYKQVIKLAWFALLPGFCYGYLEASLHGNYPVYAMRMGLDIEFVTMLLLPTFVFGSLITQLPLGILSDKIGRSKVLRALLFAGLLLFFSMTFVEHINWALWSLFAISGMLLGSLFSLGIAYLADLVPANLLPTGNVMTAVLFALGSMIGPPISGWLIGVIGQGAVYYSISGMLLIMFIAGTVFEKVNKGQLQKKQGIA
- a CDS encoding OsmC family protein, which codes for MKFTFNENRFETEFEYGKLHISGDEQHGFRPYQLMVSSVAVCSGGVLRKVLEKQRMKINDLTVEADVERNPEEANRLTKIHLHYTISGENLNEKKIEKAMELAQKNCPMAQTIIASVELTESFEIV